The Anopheles coluzzii chromosome 2, AcolN3, whole genome shotgun sequence genome window below encodes:
- the LOC120953076 gene encoding trypsin-1-like, with protein sequence MAKLLRLAALAVVLAALVAAKPSRPKIVGGEEAIAHEFPYQISLQWNYNNDEQDPFHFCGGSLIAEKFVLTAGHCVPSAISPDGFPEAVAGEHDFSQYDAGVQRRRIAEMYVHEDYEGSVGPNDIAIFRVDKPFHLNRNIQLVSLPEPNAIPTGETTISGWGSTSFSFEPSYPNILMKTTLPIMDLEVCRKIYFTETVADSNICAGTMEGTSSVCSGDSGGPLVQIDDEIVQVGIVSWGGIPCGGYKNPGVFVRVSYFIDWINDKINN encoded by the exons aTGGCAAAACTACTACGTCTGGCAGCTCTGGCAGTGGTGCTGGCGGCCCTGGTCGCAGCTAAACCGTCCCGACCGAAGATCGTCGGGGGTGAGGAAGCGATCGCGCACGAGTTCCCCTACCAGATCTCGCTGCAGTGGAACTACAACAACGACGAGCAGGATCCATTCCACTTCTGTGGCGGTTCGCTGATCGCTGAAAAGTTCGTGCTGACTGCTGGCCACTGCGTACCGAGTGCGATTTCGCCCGATGGCTTCCCGGAGGCCGTTGCCGGCGAGCACGACTTCAGCCAGTACGATGCAGGAGTACAGCGTCGTCGCATCGCCGAGATGTACGTGCACGAGGACTACGAGGGTAGCGTTGGGCCCAACGATATTGCCATTTTCCGTGTCGACAAGCCGTTCCATCTGAATCGCAACATCCAGCTGGTCTCGCTGCCGGAACCGAACGCTATCCCAACGGGCGAAACCACCATCAGCGGATGGGGATCGACATCCTTCTCCTTTGAGCCCTCCTATCCGAACATCCTCATG AAAACTACCCTCCCGATCATGGATTTGGAAGTGTGCCGTAAGATCTACTTCACGGAGACTGTTGCGGACAGCAACATCTGTGCCGGTACCATGGAAGGCACCTCGAGCGTCTGCTCGGGAGACTCCGGCGGCCCGCTGGTCCAGATCGACGACGAGATCGTGCAGGTTGGCATCGTGTCCTGGGGAGGTATTCCGTGCGGCGGTTACAAAAACCCGGGTGTTTTCGTTCGTGTTTCGTACTTTATTGACTGGATCAATGACAAAATCAACAATTGA
- the LOC120953075 gene encoding glycogen debranching enzyme isoform X1, whose translation MSLPRRLSSAFTPLSAIEEVIESSAMADGVISIKLAIHDSNQGDGALYRLKKNSLVHVHPGASLLGRRVALYCNYPADDKEFCRKTYRRLEWCSAAGSPLETSASGSDYTSIKDVDYYCNVHFTKSGAYHFYALYEECPEAGAQAGLYVQIEPQLSVGSGEAATTLPLDAIRCQTVISKLLGPLDTWEAKLRVGKESGYNMIHFTPVQELGGSRSAYSLRNQLKVNPDFQSKGGKEVSYDDLAVLMRKMREEWNVASICDIVLNHTANESIWIREYPECSYNCFTCPHLRPAFLLDAMLARVGEDVKDGMLAHVGVPEVVETEDHLQAIRWQIHSNYLPQVKLYELYQCDVDKYVSRFNDECSKRSPSRAQDIPEGDIKLRMDPEHRRLGAEIDFERAMSIYNVFRQDCFDEDSRKRKCTEVFRARLQFLNEEVRREIQEHLDYAIDNCLAGTRYERVQGDGPQVKGISVKYPLFMKYFTHYGTQGKSLKDIESMMYGGAGKLFMAHNGWVMNGDPLKDFARAQPGTGNVYLRRELIAWGDSVKLRYGDKPEDSPYLWKHMQEYVDTTARIFDGVRLDNCHSTPLHVAEYLLDSARKVNPELYVAAELFTNSDHTDNIFVNRLGITSLIREALSAWDSHEQGRLVYRYGGAPVGAFFPCPKRILAPGIAHALFMDLTHDNPSPVEKRSIFDLIPSAGLVSMACCATGSNRGYDEFVPHHVHVVDEERQYQEWGKHVDKNTGLIAVKEAFNVLHGGLASRGFDQLFVDQMHPDIVAVTRHSLSNHETVILVAHTAFSYPNPWAGPTGVRPLEFEGEFKEIILEVQIYKKTGQTFDRPTDFAKNVDYINGVNEYVVDLKRNLKLEESDIFAKEAVVKGNVTQLHFSNLKPGSVVAVRVALKESVRVHFDTLQSLVREFHQDRGSRYAELQHILSKLDLVDFNKLLYCCAEEERDNGGGPYNVEGYGDLVYCGLQGVMSILSDIGPNNDLGHPLANNLRNGNWLIDYCSQRLMKYEKLVPMAKWLENNLKSLKEIPRYMIPSYFDVIITNVHRLAMAAACNLMSDFVRHGSNFARRLALGSVQCVADCPSASLPKLSPNVSDPKPPSHCATMAAGLPHFATGYMRCWGRDTFIAIRGLTLLTGRFDETRYMILGFGGCLRHGLIPNLLDGGQNARFNCRDAVWWWLYTIKQYVEEAPNGKSILKDKVSRLYPTDDSEAKAPGECDQMLYEVIQEALTVHFQGLSYRERNAGTRIDAHMKEKGFNNRIGINPDTGFVFGGNNANCGTWMDKMGSSDKAGNRGIPSTPRDGSAVELVGLQMASLRFMQAMAEQKVIPVSSVERTSYNGTKTVWTYKEWANKIAANFEKEFYVDESCESNYANKRGIYKDTVGSEIAWTDYQLRCNFPIALLAAPELADPKHAWRALENAKKYLLGPLGMKTLDYEDWGYRGNYDNSIDSDDKTVAHGANYHNGPEWVWPIGFYLRARLIFAKANGVLKETVAETWKILQTHLNELQRCHWRGLAELTNENGAYCKDSCRTQAWSMGCVLEVLYDLEKYEKEL comes from the exons ATGTCCCTGCCGAGAAGACTGTCCAGTGCTTTCACACCGCTG AGTGCCATCGAAGAAGTCATCGAGTCAAGCGCCATGGCTGATGGGGTCATTTCAATAAAGCTAGCCATACATGACAGCAACCAAGGGGATGGAGCTCTCTATCGGCTGAAGAAAAACTCGCTGGTGCATGTGCATCCGGGTGCATCGCTTCTGGGACGCCGGGTTGCGCTTTACTGCAACTACCCAGCGGATG ATAAGGAGTTTTGCCGAAAGACCTACAGACGACTGGAATGGTGTTCGGCAGCGGGGTCACCGTTGGAAACGAGCGCGAGCGGATCCGATTACACCTCCATCAAGGACGTGGATTATTATTGCAATGTTCACTTTACCAAATCGGGAGCGTATCACTTTTATGCCTTGTACGAAGAGTGTCCCGAGGCGGGGGCACAGGCTGGCCTGTACGTACAAATTGAGCCGCAGCTGTCGGTTGGATCGGGAGAGGCCGCCACAACGCTGCCCCTCGATGCCATCCGCTGTCAGACGGTGATTTCGAAGCTGCTCGGACCGTTGGACACGTGGGAAGCAAAGTTGCGCGTGGGCAAGGAGTCGGGCTACAACATGATTCACTTTACGCCCGTGCAAGAGCTGGGCGGATCGCGCTCCGCCTACTCGCTGCGCAACCAGCTCAAGGTGAATCCGGACTTCCAGAGCAAGGGCGGCAAGGAGGTGAGCTATGACGATTTGGCCGTTTTAATGCGCAAAATGCGCGAAGAGTGGAACGTTGCATCGATCTGTGACATTGTGCTGAACCACACGGCCAACGAGTCGATCTGGATTCGGGAGTATCCGGAGTGCAGCTACAATTGCTTCACCTGTCCGCATCTGCGGCCGGCCTTCCTGCTCGACGCAATGCTGGCCCGTGTCGGAGAGGACGTGAAGGACGGTATGCTGGCACACGTTGGCGTGCCGGAGGTGGTCGAAACGGAGGATCATCTGCAGGCCATTCGTTGGCAGATCCATTCGAACTACTTGCCGCAGGTGAAGCTGTACGAGCTGTACCAGTGCGATGTGGACAAGTACGTGTCGCGCTTCAACGACGAGTGCAGCAAACGCAGCCCCAGCCGTGCGCAGGATATTCCCGAGGGCGATATAAAGCTGCGGATGGACCCGGAACATCGCCGACTGGGTGCAGAGATCGACTTCGAACGTGCCATGAGCATCTACAACGTGTTCCGGCAGGACTGTTTCGATGAGGACAGTCGTAAGCGCAAGTGCACTGAGGTGTTCCGCGCTCGGTTGCAGTTCCTGAACGAAGAAGTGCGCCGGGAAATACAGGAACATCTGGACTACGCCATCGACAACTGTCTGGCCGGCACGCGCTATGAACGTGTGCAGGGCGATGGACCCCAGGTGAAGGGCATATCGGTGAAGTACCCGCTGTTCATGAAGTACTTTACGCACTACGGAACGCAGGGCAAATCGCTCAAGGACATCGAGAGCATGATGTACGGCGGCGCTGGGAAGCTGTTCATGGCCCACAACGGATGGGTGATGAATGGGGATCCGCTGAAGGATTTTGCCCGTGCGCAACCGGGTACGGGCAATGTGTACCTGCGCCGCGAGCTGATTGCCTGGGGCGACAGCGTGAAGCTGCGGTACGGCGATAAGCCGGAGGACAGTCCATACCTGTGGAAGCACATGCAGGAGTACGTCGATACGACGGCCCGTATCTTTGACGGCGTACGGCTGGACAACTGCCACTCGACGCCGCTGCATGTCGCCGAGTACTTGCTGGATTCGGCGCGCAAAGTCAACCCGGAGCTGTACGTAGCCGCCGAGCTGTTCACCAACTCCGACCACACGGACAACATATTTGTCAATCGGCTCGGCATTACGTCACTGATTCGAG AGGCCCTCTCGGCCTGGGACTCGCACGAGCAAGGTCGGCTGGTTTATCGTTACGGCGGGGCACCGGTTGGCGCATTCTTCCCCTGCCCGAAGCGTATCCTGGCGCCGGGCATTGCGCACGCCCTGTTCATGGACCTTACGCACGACAATCCATCGCCGGTTGAGAAACGGTCGATCTTCGACCTGATCCCGTCGGCCGGCCTCGTGTCGATGGCATGCTGTGCGACGGGTAGCAATCGTGGCTACGATGAGTTCGTTCCGCATCAC GTTCATGTGGTGGACGAGGAGCGACAGTATCAAGAATGGGGCAAGCATGTGGACAAGAACACTGGACTGATTGCGGTAAAGGAAGCGTTTAACGTACTGCACGGTGGACTAGCGTCGCGTGGCTTCGACCAACTGTTTGTCGACCAGATGCACCCGGACATTGTGGCCGTAACGCGTCACTCGCTTTCGAATCACGAGACGGTGATCCTTGTCGCGCACACTGCCTTCAGCTATCCGAACCCGTGGGCCGGTCCGACCGGCGTGCGTCCGCTCGAGTTTGAGGGCGAGTTCAAGGAGATCATTCTGGAGGTGCAGATCTACAAGAAAACGGGCCAAACGTTCGATAGGCCCACGGATTTCGCCAAAAATGTAGACTACATCAATGGCGTCAACGAGTATGTGGTGGACTTGAAGCGCAATCTGAAGCTGGAAGAGTCGGACATTTTCGCCAAGGAAGCGGTCGTGAAAGGGAACGTTACGCAGCTTCACTTCTCGAATTTGAAGCCCGGCTCCGTGGTGGCGGTGCGAGTCGCGCTGAAGGAGAGTGTGCGGGTACATTTCGACACGCTGCAGTCGTTGGTGCGCGAGTTCCACCAGGATAGGGGCTCACGGTACGCCGAGCTGCAGCACATCCTGTCCAAGCTGGACTTGGTGGACTTTAACAAGTTGCTGTACTGCTGTGCTGAAGAGGAGCGTGATAATGGCGGTGGTCCGTACAACGTCGAAGGATACGGCGATCTGGTGTACTGTGGCTTGCAGGGTGTTATGTCGATTCTGTCCGATATTGGACCTAACAACGACCTGGGCCATCCGTTGGCAAACAATCTACGCAACGGAAATTGGTTAATCG ACTACTGCTCCCAGCGTTTGATGAAGTACGAGAAGCTGGTACCGATGGCCAAGTGGCTGGAGAACAATCTAAAGTCACTGAAGGAAATTCCTCGCTACATGATACCGTCCTACTTCGACGTTATCATCACGAACGTGCACCGTTTGGCGATGGCGGCCGCGTGCAACTTGATGTCGGACTTTGTGCGCCACGGATCCAACTTTGCGCGCCGACTTGCGCTGGGTTCGGTGCAATGTGTGGCTGACTGTCCGTCGGCAAGCCTTCCAAAGCTAAGCCCGAACGTGAGCGATCCGAAACCACCGAGCCACTGTGCTACGATGGCTGCCGGGTTGCCTCACTTCGCGACGGGCTATATGCGTTGCTGGGGCCGGGACACTTTCATTGCAATCCGTGGCCTGACGCTGCTTACCGGACGTTTCGATGAGACGCGTTACATGATACTCGGGTTCGGTGGATGCTTGCGGCATGGATTGATCCCGAACCTGCTGGACGGAGGTCAGAACGCACGGTTCAACTGTCGCGATGCCGTCTGGTGGTGGCTGTACACGATCAAGCAGTACGTCGAGGAGGCGCCCAATGGCAAGAGCATCCTGAAGGACAAGGTGTCCCGTCTCTACCCAACGGATGACTCCGAAGCGAAGGCACCAGGGGAATGC GATCAAATGCTGTACGAAGTGATTCAGGAAGCGTTGACAGTCCACTTCCAAGGGTTGTCCTATCGCGAACGCAACGCCGGTACTCGCATCGATGCCCACATGAAGGAAAAGGGCTTCAACAACCGCATTGGAATCAACCCGGACACGGGCTTCGTGTTCGGTGGCAACAATGCCAACTGTGGCACGTGGATGGACAAGATGGGCTCCTCAGACAAGGCCGGCAATCGGGGCATTCCGTCGACCCCGCGTGACGGTTCGGCGGTCGAGCTGGTCGGACTGCAGATGGCCAGCCTGCGGTTCATGCAGGCGATGGCCGAGCAGAAGGTCATCCCGGTGTCGTCGGTCGAGCGCACCTCGTACAATGGAACCAAAACAGTGTGGACGTACAAGGAGTGGGCCAACAAGATTGCGGCCAACTTCGAGAAGGAGTTCTACGTGGACGAGTCCTGCGAAAGCAACTACGCCAACAAGCGTGGCATCTACAAGGATACGGTCGGGTCGGAGATCGCGTGGACCGATTACCAGTTGCGTTGCAACTTCCCGATCGCTCTGCTGGCAGCACCGGAGCTGGCCGACCCGAAGCATGCCTGGCGTGCGCTGGAGAACGCCAAGAAGTATCTGCTCGGCCCGCTCGGCATGAAAACGCTCGACTACGAGGACTGGGGCTACCGTGGCAACTACGACAACTCGATCGACAGCGACGACAAGACGGTCGCGCACGGTGCGAACTATCACAACGGGCCGGAGTGGGTGTGGCCGATCGGGTTCTACCTGCGGGCGCGTCTAATCTTCGCCAAGGCCAACGGCGTACTGAAGGAGACGGTTGCCGAAACGTGGAAGATTTTGCAAACGCATCTGAACGAGCTGCAGCGCTGCCACTGGCGCGGGCTGGCCGAGCTGACGAACGAGAACGGTGCGTACTGCAAGGACTCGTGCCGGACGCAGGCCTGGAGCATGGGTTGCGTGCTGGAAGTGCTGTACGATTTGGAAAAGTACGAAAAGGAGCTTTAA
- the LOC120953075 gene encoding glycogen debranching enzyme isoform X2, with protein MADGVISIKLAIHDSNQGDGALYRLKKNSLVHVHPGASLLGRRVALYCNYPADDKEFCRKTYRRLEWCSAAGSPLETSASGSDYTSIKDVDYYCNVHFTKSGAYHFYALYEECPEAGAQAGLYVQIEPQLSVGSGEAATTLPLDAIRCQTVISKLLGPLDTWEAKLRVGKESGYNMIHFTPVQELGGSRSAYSLRNQLKVNPDFQSKGGKEVSYDDLAVLMRKMREEWNVASICDIVLNHTANESIWIREYPECSYNCFTCPHLRPAFLLDAMLARVGEDVKDGMLAHVGVPEVVETEDHLQAIRWQIHSNYLPQVKLYELYQCDVDKYVSRFNDECSKRSPSRAQDIPEGDIKLRMDPEHRRLGAEIDFERAMSIYNVFRQDCFDEDSRKRKCTEVFRARLQFLNEEVRREIQEHLDYAIDNCLAGTRYERVQGDGPQVKGISVKYPLFMKYFTHYGTQGKSLKDIESMMYGGAGKLFMAHNGWVMNGDPLKDFARAQPGTGNVYLRRELIAWGDSVKLRYGDKPEDSPYLWKHMQEYVDTTARIFDGVRLDNCHSTPLHVAEYLLDSARKVNPELYVAAELFTNSDHTDNIFVNRLGITSLIREALSAWDSHEQGRLVYRYGGAPVGAFFPCPKRILAPGIAHALFMDLTHDNPSPVEKRSIFDLIPSAGLVSMACCATGSNRGYDEFVPHHVHVVDEERQYQEWGKHVDKNTGLIAVKEAFNVLHGGLASRGFDQLFVDQMHPDIVAVTRHSLSNHETVILVAHTAFSYPNPWAGPTGVRPLEFEGEFKEIILEVQIYKKTGQTFDRPTDFAKNVDYINGVNEYVVDLKRNLKLEESDIFAKEAVVKGNVTQLHFSNLKPGSVVAVRVALKESVRVHFDTLQSLVREFHQDRGSRYAELQHILSKLDLVDFNKLLYCCAEEERDNGGGPYNVEGYGDLVYCGLQGVMSILSDIGPNNDLGHPLANNLRNGNWLIDYCSQRLMKYEKLVPMAKWLENNLKSLKEIPRYMIPSYFDVIITNVHRLAMAAACNLMSDFVRHGSNFARRLALGSVQCVADCPSASLPKLSPNVSDPKPPSHCATMAAGLPHFATGYMRCWGRDTFIAIRGLTLLTGRFDETRYMILGFGGCLRHGLIPNLLDGGQNARFNCRDAVWWWLYTIKQYVEEAPNGKSILKDKVSRLYPTDDSEAKAPGECDQMLYEVIQEALTVHFQGLSYRERNAGTRIDAHMKEKGFNNRIGINPDTGFVFGGNNANCGTWMDKMGSSDKAGNRGIPSTPRDGSAVELVGLQMASLRFMQAMAEQKVIPVSSVERTSYNGTKTVWTYKEWANKIAANFEKEFYVDESCESNYANKRGIYKDTVGSEIAWTDYQLRCNFPIALLAAPELADPKHAWRALENAKKYLLGPLGMKTLDYEDWGYRGNYDNSIDSDDKTVAHGANYHNGPEWVWPIGFYLRARLIFAKANGVLKETVAETWKILQTHLNELQRCHWRGLAELTNENGAYCKDSCRTQAWSMGCVLEVLYDLEKYEKEL; from the exons ATGGCTGATGGGGTCATTTCAATAAAGCTAGCCATACATGACAGCAACCAAGGGGATGGAGCTCTCTATCGGCTGAAGAAAAACTCGCTGGTGCATGTGCATCCGGGTGCATCGCTTCTGGGACGCCGGGTTGCGCTTTACTGCAACTACCCAGCGGATG ATAAGGAGTTTTGCCGAAAGACCTACAGACGACTGGAATGGTGTTCGGCAGCGGGGTCACCGTTGGAAACGAGCGCGAGCGGATCCGATTACACCTCCATCAAGGACGTGGATTATTATTGCAATGTTCACTTTACCAAATCGGGAGCGTATCACTTTTATGCCTTGTACGAAGAGTGTCCCGAGGCGGGGGCACAGGCTGGCCTGTACGTACAAATTGAGCCGCAGCTGTCGGTTGGATCGGGAGAGGCCGCCACAACGCTGCCCCTCGATGCCATCCGCTGTCAGACGGTGATTTCGAAGCTGCTCGGACCGTTGGACACGTGGGAAGCAAAGTTGCGCGTGGGCAAGGAGTCGGGCTACAACATGATTCACTTTACGCCCGTGCAAGAGCTGGGCGGATCGCGCTCCGCCTACTCGCTGCGCAACCAGCTCAAGGTGAATCCGGACTTCCAGAGCAAGGGCGGCAAGGAGGTGAGCTATGACGATTTGGCCGTTTTAATGCGCAAAATGCGCGAAGAGTGGAACGTTGCATCGATCTGTGACATTGTGCTGAACCACACGGCCAACGAGTCGATCTGGATTCGGGAGTATCCGGAGTGCAGCTACAATTGCTTCACCTGTCCGCATCTGCGGCCGGCCTTCCTGCTCGACGCAATGCTGGCCCGTGTCGGAGAGGACGTGAAGGACGGTATGCTGGCACACGTTGGCGTGCCGGAGGTGGTCGAAACGGAGGATCATCTGCAGGCCATTCGTTGGCAGATCCATTCGAACTACTTGCCGCAGGTGAAGCTGTACGAGCTGTACCAGTGCGATGTGGACAAGTACGTGTCGCGCTTCAACGACGAGTGCAGCAAACGCAGCCCCAGCCGTGCGCAGGATATTCCCGAGGGCGATATAAAGCTGCGGATGGACCCGGAACATCGCCGACTGGGTGCAGAGATCGACTTCGAACGTGCCATGAGCATCTACAACGTGTTCCGGCAGGACTGTTTCGATGAGGACAGTCGTAAGCGCAAGTGCACTGAGGTGTTCCGCGCTCGGTTGCAGTTCCTGAACGAAGAAGTGCGCCGGGAAATACAGGAACATCTGGACTACGCCATCGACAACTGTCTGGCCGGCACGCGCTATGAACGTGTGCAGGGCGATGGACCCCAGGTGAAGGGCATATCGGTGAAGTACCCGCTGTTCATGAAGTACTTTACGCACTACGGAACGCAGGGCAAATCGCTCAAGGACATCGAGAGCATGATGTACGGCGGCGCTGGGAAGCTGTTCATGGCCCACAACGGATGGGTGATGAATGGGGATCCGCTGAAGGATTTTGCCCGTGCGCAACCGGGTACGGGCAATGTGTACCTGCGCCGCGAGCTGATTGCCTGGGGCGACAGCGTGAAGCTGCGGTACGGCGATAAGCCGGAGGACAGTCCATACCTGTGGAAGCACATGCAGGAGTACGTCGATACGACGGCCCGTATCTTTGACGGCGTACGGCTGGACAACTGCCACTCGACGCCGCTGCATGTCGCCGAGTACTTGCTGGATTCGGCGCGCAAAGTCAACCCGGAGCTGTACGTAGCCGCCGAGCTGTTCACCAACTCCGACCACACGGACAACATATTTGTCAATCGGCTCGGCATTACGTCACTGATTCGAG AGGCCCTCTCGGCCTGGGACTCGCACGAGCAAGGTCGGCTGGTTTATCGTTACGGCGGGGCACCGGTTGGCGCATTCTTCCCCTGCCCGAAGCGTATCCTGGCGCCGGGCATTGCGCACGCCCTGTTCATGGACCTTACGCACGACAATCCATCGCCGGTTGAGAAACGGTCGATCTTCGACCTGATCCCGTCGGCCGGCCTCGTGTCGATGGCATGCTGTGCGACGGGTAGCAATCGTGGCTACGATGAGTTCGTTCCGCATCAC GTTCATGTGGTGGACGAGGAGCGACAGTATCAAGAATGGGGCAAGCATGTGGACAAGAACACTGGACTGATTGCGGTAAAGGAAGCGTTTAACGTACTGCACGGTGGACTAGCGTCGCGTGGCTTCGACCAACTGTTTGTCGACCAGATGCACCCGGACATTGTGGCCGTAACGCGTCACTCGCTTTCGAATCACGAGACGGTGATCCTTGTCGCGCACACTGCCTTCAGCTATCCGAACCCGTGGGCCGGTCCGACCGGCGTGCGTCCGCTCGAGTTTGAGGGCGAGTTCAAGGAGATCATTCTGGAGGTGCAGATCTACAAGAAAACGGGCCAAACGTTCGATAGGCCCACGGATTTCGCCAAAAATGTAGACTACATCAATGGCGTCAACGAGTATGTGGTGGACTTGAAGCGCAATCTGAAGCTGGAAGAGTCGGACATTTTCGCCAAGGAAGCGGTCGTGAAAGGGAACGTTACGCAGCTTCACTTCTCGAATTTGAAGCCCGGCTCCGTGGTGGCGGTGCGAGTCGCGCTGAAGGAGAGTGTGCGGGTACATTTCGACACGCTGCAGTCGTTGGTGCGCGAGTTCCACCAGGATAGGGGCTCACGGTACGCCGAGCTGCAGCACATCCTGTCCAAGCTGGACTTGGTGGACTTTAACAAGTTGCTGTACTGCTGTGCTGAAGAGGAGCGTGATAATGGCGGTGGTCCGTACAACGTCGAAGGATACGGCGATCTGGTGTACTGTGGCTTGCAGGGTGTTATGTCGATTCTGTCCGATATTGGACCTAACAACGACCTGGGCCATCCGTTGGCAAACAATCTACGCAACGGAAATTGGTTAATCG ACTACTGCTCCCAGCGTTTGATGAAGTACGAGAAGCTGGTACCGATGGCCAAGTGGCTGGAGAACAATCTAAAGTCACTGAAGGAAATTCCTCGCTACATGATACCGTCCTACTTCGACGTTATCATCACGAACGTGCACCGTTTGGCGATGGCGGCCGCGTGCAACTTGATGTCGGACTTTGTGCGCCACGGATCCAACTTTGCGCGCCGACTTGCGCTGGGTTCGGTGCAATGTGTGGCTGACTGTCCGTCGGCAAGCCTTCCAAAGCTAAGCCCGAACGTGAGCGATCCGAAACCACCGAGCCACTGTGCTACGATGGCTGCCGGGTTGCCTCACTTCGCGACGGGCTATATGCGTTGCTGGGGCCGGGACACTTTCATTGCAATCCGTGGCCTGACGCTGCTTACCGGACGTTTCGATGAGACGCGTTACATGATACTCGGGTTCGGTGGATGCTTGCGGCATGGATTGATCCCGAACCTGCTGGACGGAGGTCAGAACGCACGGTTCAACTGTCGCGATGCCGTCTGGTGGTGGCTGTACACGATCAAGCAGTACGTCGAGGAGGCGCCCAATGGCAAGAGCATCCTGAAGGACAAGGTGTCCCGTCTCTACCCAACGGATGACTCCGAAGCGAAGGCACCAGGGGAATGC GATCAAATGCTGTACGAAGTGATTCAGGAAGCGTTGACAGTCCACTTCCAAGGGTTGTCCTATCGCGAACGCAACGCCGGTACTCGCATCGATGCCCACATGAAGGAAAAGGGCTTCAACAACCGCATTGGAATCAACCCGGACACGGGCTTCGTGTTCGGTGGCAACAATGCCAACTGTGGCACGTGGATGGACAAGATGGGCTCCTCAGACAAGGCCGGCAATCGGGGCATTCCGTCGACCCCGCGTGACGGTTCGGCGGTCGAGCTGGTCGGACTGCAGATGGCCAGCCTGCGGTTCATGCAGGCGATGGCCGAGCAGAAGGTCATCCCGGTGTCGTCGGTCGAGCGCACCTCGTACAATGGAACCAAAACAGTGTGGACGTACAAGGAGTGGGCCAACAAGATTGCGGCCAACTTCGAGAAGGAGTTCTACGTGGACGAGTCCTGCGAAAGCAACTACGCCAACAAGCGTGGCATCTACAAGGATACGGTCGGGTCGGAGATCGCGTGGACCGATTACCAGTTGCGTTGCAACTTCCCGATCGCTCTGCTGGCAGCACCGGAGCTGGCCGACCCGAAGCATGCCTGGCGTGCGCTGGAGAACGCCAAGAAGTATCTGCTCGGCCCGCTCGGCATGAAAACGCTCGACTACGAGGACTGGGGCTACCGTGGCAACTACGACAACTCGATCGACAGCGACGACAAGACGGTCGCGCACGGTGCGAACTATCACAACGGGCCGGAGTGGGTGTGGCCGATCGGGTTCTACCTGCGGGCGCGTCTAATCTTCGCCAAGGCCAACGGCGTACTGAAGGAGACGGTTGCCGAAACGTGGAAGATTTTGCAAACGCATCTGAACGAGCTGCAGCGCTGCCACTGGCGCGGGCTGGCCGAGCTGACGAACGAGAACGGTGCGTACTGCAAGGACTCGTGCCGGACGCAGGCCTGGAGCATGGGTTGCGTGCTGGAAGTGCTGTACGATTTGGAAAAGTACGAAAAGGAGCTTTAA